One segment of Deltaproteobacteria bacterium DNA contains the following:
- a CDS encoding DUF4124 domain-containing protein, translating to MKKFKNFLTLGAAFFLLTFIPFFLTSAGAAYYKYIDKNGTVHFTDRYESIPQEYRDQIKTIREEPKPQLPPPPTELHEKKRGGESAAEERPSKVQETEQKEPKEAEAIEARKKEAEEKKLKAIEEKEKRIEELQKQIEDKRKQQRSLRTNWMVQDRNIIIRLNQEISVLEKKIKAIQDELAEGK from the coding sequence TTAAGAACTTTTTAACCCTCGGAGCCGCCTTTTTCTTACTAACCTTTATCCCCTTCTTTTTAACATCTGCCGGGGCGGCCTATTACAAATATATCGACAAGAATGGGACCGTTCATTTCACGGACCGCTACGAATCTATCCCCCAAGAGTACCGGGATCAGATTAAGACCATCCGGGAAGAACCAAAACCCCAACTACCCCCCCCACCCACAGAGTTACACGAGAAAAAGAGGGGAGGGGAGTCTGCGGCGGAAGAACGGCCTAGCAAAGTCCAGGAAACCGAGCAAAAAGAGCCAAAAGAAGCAGAAGCAATCGAAGCCCGCAAAAAGGAAGCCGAGGAAAAGAAGCTAAAGGCCATCGAGGAGAAAGAAAAGCGTATCGAAGAACTGCAAAAACAGATTGAAGACAAACGAAAGCAGCAGCGAAGCCTGCGGACGAACTGGATGGTCCAGGACCGCAATATTATCATCAGACTGAACCAGGAAATTTCCGTTCTGGAGAAAAAGATCAAGGCAATCCAAGATGAACTCGCGGAAGGGAAATAG